In Topomyia yanbarensis strain Yona2022 chromosome 2, ASM3024719v1, whole genome shotgun sequence, one DNA window encodes the following:
- the LOC131681223 gene encoding uncharacterized protein LOC131681223: MGGLWSNGSTCIPRICNLSITNVDLEAALQKFWELEAISTGPAHSPEENRCKELYSSTVKRDSTGRYVVRLPHNEDPEVFLEASRAIAECRFHSLECRLQRDPAIKESYHRFMDEYLQLGHMRRLDEPVDDVKAHCYLPHHPVFKESSTTTKVRVVFGASCKTASEYSLNDTLLVGPVVQQDLLSIVMRFRTHHIALVADIEKMYRQRTGPDEPITTYELQTVTYGTASAPYLATRTLQQIAQDTKQLYPIASGPVTEDFYVDDFLSGAPDVESAIKLRREASAMLASAGLPLKKWASNSPEVLGDVPPDDVAIQPFHNLQDDQAVSTLGLIWEPKLDILRFKVQLPLAASVMTKRKMMSYIAQIFDPLGLVDPTITKAKLFMQLLWALKQDGEACEWDTPLPSTLQDEWKLFHNTLHLLSEVRVPRYISMPDAVSIQLHFFCDASERAYGTCCYVRTEAHGTVSVQLLVSKSKIAPLSTRHTIAKLELCAAHLSTQLYKKLTAMLKLSATVHFWTDSTTVLQWLRGNPSRWKTFVANRVSLDTAFNRSQPLELRRVTAFIQRYLHLLRERVSQRRSEKEKYKPLVIPSINPHPVHPLTIQELQHAELSLCHLAQGELFAEEISDLASGERVARSSTLKWLNPFVDPEGTVRVGGRLRNAALTDAKKHPIVLSAKHPLAVLLASFYHLKLLHAGPQLLLATLRQKFWILGGRNLVKSVFHHCYTCFRSKLTLVRQSTADLPASRVSPTRPFSVCGVDYCGPFYLKSAVRNHGPTKVYVAIFVCFSTKAVHIEVVSVLSTPAFLAALRRLVARRGKVVELHSDNATAFKGASNALNRIYRMLKVDESDRNQIFDWCSDNEIRWKFIPPRAPHFGGLWETAVKSAKTQLLKAIGNVNVAYEDMLTLLAQIEMCLNSRPLTPMPDDPSDLEVLTPGHFLVGSNLQAVPEADLKESPDNRLNHWELTQKRFQTIWSRWYPEYLQQLQSRATKGCNPPVSVDVGRVIIVKEDNIPPTNWPLGQIIKCHPVADGIVRVVTLRTAAAKEVVRSVARIALLPTPPTQRAD, encoded by the exons ATGGGCGGTCTCTGGTCCAATGGATCTACATGCATTCCCCGGATCTGCAATCTCTCCATTACCAATGTAGATTTGGAAGCCGCACTTCAGAAGTTTTGGGAGTTAGAAGCGATTTCCACTGGGCCTGCACACTCACCCGAAGAAAATCGTTGTAAAGAGTTGTACTCCAGTACAGTCAAGCGTGATTCGACTGGAAGGTACGTCGTACGTCTTCCTCACAATGAAGATCCAGAAGTCTTCCTGGAGGCCTCCAGAGCTATCGCAGAATGCCGTTTTCACAGCCTGGAGTGCCGTTTGCAACGAGATCCTGCAATCAAGGAATCGTATCATCGCTTCATGGACGAGTACCTACAGCTCGGTCACATGAGAAGGCTTGACGAGCCTGTAGATGACGTGAAGGCTCACTGTTATCTCCCACATCATCCCGTGTTCAAGGAGTCGAGCACCACGACGAAGGTTAGGGTGGTTTTCGGCGCGTCCTGCAAGACGGCGTCAGAATATTCGCTGAACGACACGCTGTTGGTCGGACCCGTAGTTCAGCAAGATCTACTCTCCATTGTGATGAGATTTCGGACACATCACATCGCTCTGGTTGCGGATATCGAGAAGATGTACCGGCAA CGCACGGGCCCTGATGAACCCATCACTACGTACGAACTGCAGACAGTAACGTACGGAACAGCGAGCGCTCCGTACCTAGCTACGCGTACTCTGCAGCAGATTGCACAGGATACCAAGCAGTTGTATCCAATCGCGAGTGGGCCAGTTACGGAAGACTTCTACGTCGACGATTTTCTTTCTGGGGCGCCGGACGTAGAATCCGCGATCAAGCTGCGTCGCGAGGCATCGGCAATGCTAGCTTCCGCTGGATTACCGCTTAAGAAATGGGCATCGAATTCTCCTGAAGTTCTTGGGGATGTACCACCTGATGATGTGGCAATTCAGCCGTTCCACAATCTTCAGGATGACCAGGCCGTCTCCACGCTCGGCCTCATTTGGGAACCAAAGCTGGACATACTCCGGTTCAAGGTTCAGTTGCCGTTAGCCGCATCCGTCATGACGAAACGCAAGATGATGTCGTACATCGCCCAAATATTCGACCCTCTCGGACTCGTGGATCCAACGATCACCAAGGCCAAACTCTTCATGCAGCTACTTTGGGCTCTGAAGCAGGATGGCGAAGCATGTGAATGGGACACGCCGCTCCCGTCAACACTCCAAGATGAATGGAAACTGTTCCATAACACACTACACCTGTTAAGTGAAGTTCGCGTACCTCGCTACATTTCGATGCCCGACGCCGTCAGCATCCAGCTTCACTTCTTCTGCGATGCGTCTGAGCGCGCATATGGGACATGCTGTTACGTCCGAACTGAAGCACACGGCACAGTTTCAGTTCAGTTGCTGGTGTCTAaatcaaagatagcaccgctcTCTACTCGCCATACAATCGCCAAACTGGAACTCTGTGCCGCACATTTGTCGACCCAGCTGTACAAGAAGCTAACGGCGATGCTGAAGCTTTCTGCAACTGTTCATTTCTGGACAGATTCCACTACTGTTCTCCAATGGCTTCGCGGGAACCCGAGTCGTTGGAAGACTTTCGTCGCAAACCGGGTCTCGCTCGATACAGCTTTCAACCGATCTCAACCGCTGGAA CTGCGCCGAGTGACAGCGTTCATTCAGCGTTATCTGCACCTGCTTCGTGAACGAGTATCGCAACGTCGTTCGGAAAAGGAGAAGTACAAGCCACTCGTCATCCCGAGCATTAACCCGCACCCAGTCCATCCGCTTACCATACAAGAACTCCAACACGCCGAACTTTCGCTCTGTCATCTCGCGCAGGGTGAACTTTTCGCTGAGGAGATTTCCGATCTCGCTAGTGGCGAACGTGTCGCAAGATCTTCCACGCTGAAGTGGTTGAACCCGTTCGTCGATCCCGAAGGCACCGTACGTGTCGGTGGCCGGCTTCGCAATGCCGCGCTGACCGATGCGAAGAAACACCCGATCGTCCTCTCTGCCAAGCATCCGCTCGCTGTTCTGTTGGCTAGTTTTTATCATTTGAAGCTACTGCACGCAGGCCCTCAACTCCTGCTAGCCACTCTCCGCCAGAAGTTTTGGATTCTGGGCGGCAGAAATCTTGTGAAATCCGTCTTTCACCATTGCTACACTTGCTTCCGTAGCAAGCTCACACTAGTCCGACAGAGCACAGCAGATCTTCCAGCATCGAGAGTATCTCCAACCCGACCGTTTTCCGTCTGCGGAGTCGACTATTGCGGACCGTTCTATTTGAAGTCCGCCGTCCGCAACCATGGCCCAACGAAGGTGTACGTGGCCATATTCGTCTGCTTCTCTACGAAGGCAGTTCACATCGAGGTAGTGAGCGTCCTGTCTACTCCAGCGTTCCTAGCTGCACTCCGTCGTCTGGTCGCCCGCAGAGGAAAGGTGGTAGAGTTGCACTCTGACAACGCTACCGCTTTCAAAGGTGCATCGAATGCACTGAACCGCATCTACCGCATGCTGAAGGTCGATGAGTCTGATCGGAATCAGATCTTCGACTGGTGCTCCGACAACGAAATTCGCTGGAAATTCATCCCACCTCGAGCACCACACTTTGGCGGTCTTTGGGAGACTGCAGTGAAGTCAGCGAAGACACAGCTGTTGAAGGCAATCGGCAACGTGAACGTTGCGTACGAGGACATGCTCACACTGCTGGCGCAGATAGAGATGTGCCTCAATTCTCGTCCGCTGACTCCAATGCCGGACGATCCGTCCGATCTCGAGGTCCTTACGCCAGGACATTTTCTCGTCGGGAGCAATCTCCAAGCTGTTCCGGAAGCTGATCTGAAGGAGAGTCCTGACAATCGCTTGAACCATTGGGAATTGACTCAGAAACGGTTCCAAACCATCTGGTCTCGCTGGTACCCGGAATACCTGCAACAACTGCAGTCCCGTGCAACTAAGGGTTGCAACCCGCCTGTCTCCGTCGACGTTGGCAGAGTCATCATCGTGAAGGAAGACAACATCCCGCCAACCAATTGGCCTCTCGGCCAAATCATCAAATGTCATCCCGTAGCCGATGGCATCGTTCGTGTGGTCACTCTACGAACCGCTGCAGCCAAGGAGGTTGTGCGTTCTGTGGCCAGAATCGCTTTACTACCGACACCACCAACTCAACGAGCCGACTGA